Below is a genomic region from Ferrimicrobium sp..
ACTTTAGCACACGAGAGGAGGCAAGAACCGCAATCTTTGATTGGATCCAGTGGTACAACCGGAAGCGTAGGCACTCGAGCATCGACTATTTATCGCCGATTCAGTTCGAACAAGCCGCTACGCTACAGGCTGCATAGGTAAGCGGAGTTCAGTGTCCCATTTGGTGAGCAAGTCCATGNNNNNNNATTCAGTTCGAACAAGCCGCTACGCTACAGGCTGCATAGGTAAGCGGAGTTCAGTGTCCCATTTGGTGAGCAAGTCCACCCGTGGCTTTTACAGAGCGACATTTTGGAGGGCTCAGGAATGGTAAACCTCGGAGTAAAGTTGCTTTCCGCAAAGGTCACGCATTCTCCCTTCCTACCAAAAACGACTCCATGGGTACAAACCACTTGAGTTCGAGTCAAAAAGTTGGGGATAACTTTAGCGCATGTACCCTTCTGGTTCACAACGATGCCGATTCCTTGAACAGTGACAGTACCAGTGTTGGGTCCATCAGATGACCTATTCGCAAAGATCACGACGCCAACCAGAATCAGCAAAAGAAGGACTGCGATCAAGATTTGTGGTTGTAGAAATCGCTTCGTGTTCATCGATCCTCCTCACTTATCCCTAGCGTTAACTGGCCACAGGTGTCCGAGTTCCAGCCGTGTCATGTCCCAATCGCGTCAGTATCCCCGTAGTTGGACCAATAGAGGGTGAAGGTATTCCGTTGAACTATGTATGTTCGACTCGAAATAAAACTTCAACCTCCATCACATCCTTCAGTCTCCAGTCCACCAAGGACGCATGACCTTACGATTCAATTCGGATTGCAAGAGTCATTGCTTGATGTTTGAGGAGATCCACTCAGTGAGCTCCTCAGTGCTGATGTCGCCAGACGCAACACGAATGATCATCGGTACGATCTCATCTGGGTCCTCCAAGGTCCACGTAAGGCCATTGATCGTGATGAACATCCACATCGTGGCGTAGGCCGTGCGCTTGTTGCCGTCGGGCAACGGATGGTTCTTAACTAAGTGCTCGAGCAGCACAGCTGCCTTCCGCTCAAGTTCCGGATAGAACTCGATACCATCGAACGATGCCTGAGGTGCAGCAAGGGCTGAGTCGGCCAGGCCGATCCCAACGCCCTTAGCCAACAACTCGCCGTCGATGCCGAGGATCAACTCGGCGATCGTTAGGTAGTCGCCCAGGCCCAAGTATTTGATCAAAGATCGGCGAGCCTTTCGAACACTTCTCGCTGCGAATCGAGCAGATGGTGCAGGCTCTTCTGGAACTCCGGGTCAGCTCGGCGTG
It encodes:
- a CDS encoding type II toxin-antitoxin system death-on-curing family toxin, with product MIKYLGLGDYLTIAELILGIDGELLAKGVGIGLADSALAAPQASFDGIEFYPELERKAAVLLEHLVKNHPLPDGNKRTAYATMWMFITINGLTWTLEDPDEIVPMIIRVASGDISTEELTEWISSNIKQ